A window of Pedobacter lusitanus contains these coding sequences:
- a CDS encoding aldehyde dehydrogenase (NADP(+)) encodes MKGENIICSQYAETNEGSFKALDPAAGVFLQGDFYKAGITDADQALTAAETAFHSYKLINNTLKAKFLRLIADEISAISSVLIDRASKESGLPEARLQGELGRTTGQLRLFADLVEEGSWVDAVIDTAMPERQPLPRPDIRRMLVPLGPVVVFGASNFPLAFSVAGGDTVSALAAGCPVIVKAHPAHLGTSALVGAAIINAVLKSGVPKGVFSLLYDDGYTIGEYLVKHPKTKAVTFTGSLKGGTALITLAGQRNHPIPVFAEMGSINPVILFPEAIKNRPDELAKKCAGSITLGAGQFCTNPGLLIAVRSPELEIFKESLAMAIATTPSATMLTPAIHASYQKLTAEILTEEETVLLAESVSIENRFQHQSVAKVFTVPAKQFLNSEKLKTEIFGPYSLLVIAEDMNEIEAITGQLEGQLTVTLLAEEQEISFHTDLLAKLSDKTGRLILNGMPTGVEVCAAMQHGGPYPATNDSRFTSVGTGAIYRFARPVAWQDWKPSLLPDALKDGNPLGIYRLINQNMTKA; translated from the coding sequence ATGAAGGGGGAAAATATCATCTGCTCACAATATGCAGAAACAAACGAAGGGTCTTTTAAAGCGCTTGATCCTGCTGCCGGGGTGTTCCTCCAAGGAGATTTCTATAAAGCCGGAATAACTGATGCTGATCAGGCATTAACAGCTGCCGAAACTGCTTTTCATAGCTATAAACTGATTAATAATACTTTAAAAGCTAAATTTTTAAGGCTGATAGCTGATGAAATTTCAGCGATCAGCAGTGTACTCATTGACAGAGCCAGCAAAGAAAGCGGACTTCCGGAAGCCCGTTTACAAGGTGAACTGGGCAGAACGACCGGACAGCTGCGGTTATTTGCAGACCTGGTGGAAGAAGGCTCCTGGGTGGATGCAGTTATAGACACGGCTATGCCCGAAAGACAGCCTTTGCCAAGACCGGATATCAGACGTATGCTGGTTCCGCTGGGACCGGTTGTGGTTTTTGGTGCCAGTAATTTTCCACTGGCATTTTCTGTAGCTGGAGGAGATACAGTTTCTGCGCTGGCAGCCGGATGTCCGGTCATCGTTAAAGCCCATCCTGCTCATTTAGGTACCAGCGCGCTGGTTGGAGCTGCCATAATCAATGCTGTTCTTAAATCGGGAGTTCCAAAAGGTGTTTTTTCTCTGCTGTATGACGATGGTTATACCATTGGTGAGTATCTGGTTAAACATCCAAAAACAAAGGCCGTAACATTTACAGGATCACTTAAGGGTGGAACTGCATTAATTACGCTTGCCGGACAACGTAATCATCCGATACCTGTATTTGCTGAAATGGGAAGTATTAATCCGGTGATTTTGTTTCCGGAGGCTATAAAGAACAGACCAGATGAACTTGCAAAAAAATGTGCGGGCTCCATTACTCTTGGTGCCGGGCAGTTTTGTACAAATCCTGGTTTATTAATAGCTGTCCGCTCACCAGAACTGGAAATCTTTAAGGAAAGCCTGGCCATGGCGATTGCAACAACTCCTTCAGCTACGATGCTTACGCCTGCTATACATGCCAGTTATCAAAAACTTACTGCAGAAATTTTGACGGAAGAAGAAACTGTTCTTTTAGCCGAATCTGTTTCTATAGAAAACAGATTTCAGCATCAATCAGTTGCAAAGGTATTTACAGTGCCGGCAAAACAGTTTTTGAATTCAGAAAAGTTGAAAACTGAAATATTTGGGCCGTATTCCCTGCTGGTCATTGCTGAAGATATGAATGAGATTGAGGCGATTACTGGTCAGCTTGAAGGGCAGCTCACTGTAACTTTACTGGCTGAAGAGCAGGAAATTTCTTTTCATACTGATTTACTGGCTAAACTTTCAGATAAAACCGGAAGGCTGATTCTCAATGGTATGCCAACTGGTGTAGAGGTCTGTGCGGCAATGCAGCACGGGGGGCCATATCCGGCTACTAATGATAGCAGATTCACCTCTGTAGGTACGGGAGCTATTTATCGTTTTGCCAGACCTGTGGCGTGGCAGGACTGGAAACCATCACTTTTGCCGGATGCGTTAAAAGATGGTAATCCACTTGGAATTTATAGGTTGATAAATCAAAACATGACTAAGGCATAA
- a CDS encoding dihydrodipicolinate synthase family protein, which translates to MSINWSGVFPAVTTKFTADDQLDFTTFDINLEAQLTAGAEGIILGGSLGEASVLTDEEKSDLLSHTLKVVNGRVPVLLNIAEPTTKKAVAAAKKAEELGANALMLLPPMRYNADQEETLAFFKAVAESTPLPIMIYNNPVDYKIEVTLDMFEVLAGYSNIQAVKESTRDISNITRMFNRFGERFKIFTGVDPLAMESLVMGAHGWVAGLVDAFPKETVAIYRLVKQDRIAEALAIYRWFLPVLELDIHPKLVQYIKLAETATGIGTETVRAPRLPLKGEERERVLKIINDALANRPQLPAGSWGK; encoded by the coding sequence ATGAGCATTAACTGGAGTGGGGTATTCCCGGCTGTAACTACTAAATTCACCGCAGATGATCAATTGGATTTTACAACATTTGATATTAATCTGGAAGCACAACTGACAGCCGGAGCTGAAGGAATTATTTTAGGAGGTTCTTTGGGGGAAGCAAGTGTGTTGACTGATGAGGAGAAATCTGACTTATTATCACATACACTTAAAGTGGTGAATGGCCGGGTTCCTGTACTGTTAAATATTGCAGAACCAACGACTAAAAAGGCTGTTGCAGCTGCTAAAAAAGCAGAAGAACTTGGGGCAAATGCGCTGATGTTATTACCCCCAATGCGCTACAATGCAGATCAGGAAGAGACTTTAGCCTTTTTTAAGGCTGTAGCAGAAAGCACTCCGCTGCCTATTATGATTTATAATAATCCGGTAGATTACAAAATAGAAGTTACGCTGGACATGTTTGAGGTTTTAGCTGGCTACAGTAATATACAGGCAGTCAAAGAATCAACCCGGGATATTTCTAATATTACGCGAATGTTTAACCGTTTTGGAGAACGGTTTAAGATTTTTACAGGTGTGGACCCGTTGGCCATGGAGAGCCTGGTTATGGGCGCTCATGGCTGGGTTGCTGGCCTTGTGGATGCTTTCCCTAAAGAAACCGTTGCAATTTACAGATTAGTCAAACAAGACAGAATTGCAGAAGCACTGGCAATTTATCGCTGGTTCCTGCCTGTTCTGGAACTGGATATTCATCCCAAACTGGTTCAATATATTAAACTTGCAGAAACTGCAACGGGTATAGGAACAGAAACAGTCAGAGCTCCGCGTTTGCCATTAAAAGGTGAGGAAAGAGAAAGGGTGCTTAAAATCATCAATGATGCTTTAGCTAATCGTCCACAATTGCCGGCTGGTAGCTGGGGTAAATAA
- a CDS encoding aldehyde dehydrogenase, whose product MEKLVKTQLDYFNTNVTKSVSFRIGQLNKLYALLESNERLLEEAIYRDYGKSPFETFQTEFAAVFEEIKVAVRDLEQWAAVKPVATNSRNEPATSYLIPEPLGVSLVIGPWNYPYQLSLAPVVAAIAAGCTVILKPSELTANCSAVMAKLVNENFEEQYFHVVEGGIAETTALLDQKFDIIFFTGSVPVGKIIYQAAAKNLTPVVLELGGKSPVIIMPDCDLDISVRRLVWAKYLNSGQTCISPDYVYVHQSIEEKFLQKVAEEIKKADYKLENGNFVRIINERNTDRVSGLINPAKIYTGGNYDIDARFIEPTVLHQVTWDDKVMKDEIFGPIMAVMTFEDLDKVIKEIKDRPKPLALYLFTQDENVKKKVLGEISFGGGCVNEAIMHIANGNLPFGGVGASGLGNYHGEAGFRAFSHYKGILDKALVEDPDIKYSPHTEEKLQRMKAAAK is encoded by the coding sequence ATGGAAAAACTAGTGAAAACTCAGTTGGATTACTTTAATACCAACGTGACAAAATCTGTAAGTTTCAGAATCGGACAGTTAAATAAGTTATATGCTTTATTGGAATCTAACGAGCGTTTATTAGAAGAAGCTATTTACAGGGATTATGGAAAGTCGCCATTTGAAACTTTTCAGACAGAGTTTGCAGCTGTGTTTGAAGAAATAAAGGTTGCTGTAAGAGATCTTGAGCAATGGGCAGCAGTGAAACCGGTAGCTACCAATTCCAGAAACGAACCTGCTACCAGTTATCTGATTCCCGAACCATTAGGGGTAAGTCTGGTCATTGGTCCCTGGAATTATCCTTATCAGCTTTCACTGGCACCGGTTGTTGCGGCAATTGCTGCCGGATGTACGGTAATTCTCAAACCCAGTGAACTGACTGCAAATTGCAGTGCAGTTATGGCGAAACTGGTTAATGAGAATTTTGAGGAGCAATATTTTCATGTGGTAGAAGGCGGAATAGCAGAAACTACGGCTTTACTGGACCAGAAATTTGATATTATCTTTTTTACCGGTAGTGTGCCTGTCGGGAAAATAATTTATCAGGCAGCAGCTAAAAACCTGACTCCGGTAGTATTGGAACTTGGAGGGAAAAGCCCGGTAATTATAATGCCTGATTGTGATCTTGATATATCAGTCAGGAGACTGGTCTGGGCAAAATATCTCAACTCCGGTCAAACCTGTATTTCTCCTGATTACGTTTATGTGCATCAAAGTATAGAAGAGAAATTTCTGCAGAAAGTAGCTGAAGAGATTAAAAAGGCTGACTATAAGCTGGAGAATGGCAATTTTGTCAGAATCATTAATGAACGCAATACGGATCGGGTGTCTGGTTTGATTAATCCGGCGAAGATTTATACCGGAGGTAATTATGATATTGATGCCCGTTTTATTGAACCTACGGTTTTGCATCAGGTAACCTGGGATGATAAGGTCATGAAGGATGAAATATTCGGGCCAATTATGGCAGTAATGACGTTTGAAGATCTGGATAAGGTGATTAAAGAAATCAAAGACAGACCAAAACCTCTTGCTTTGTATCTGTTCACACAAGATGAAAATGTAAAGAAAAAGGTACTGGGAGAAATTTCTTTTGGTGGAGGTTGTGTAAATGAAGCCATCATGCATATAGCCAATGGTAATCTTCCATTTGGAGGGGTTGGCGCAAGTGGTTTAGGTAATTATCATGGGGAAGCCGGTTTCAGGGCGTTTTCTCACTATAAAGGGATTCTTGATAAAGCACTGGTTGAAGATCCTGATATTAAATACTCTCCGCATACGGAAGAGAAATTGCAGAGAATGAAAGCAGCGGCAAAATAG
- a CDS encoding family 20 glycosylhydrolase — protein sequence MKFKKCLLLAFLFPLVATAQKGENSYPVKDLYVKWTFKENQSAGKKQSLSLLTFLNRSAQQFPAANWSLYFNSMKDLELKTSGQIIVEQVNGDLFRIRPGKDFKAIQKGDSVVLDIPANDEIVNFADAPGGLYLVWDHMPDKGIKIDHYQVEPVEKYIKNVVSPLDTYNRNSKFTPAEKNKLVKLLPTPVFYEAHTGAFAVSQATAIVTDPDFRNEADYLSDELLKLFKFRPAVSLGTAKDKSISLAKADLPADEYQLEITPASIRISASNAQGIFYGLQSLKSLMMANSPVKGGKAFLVSCVAVKDAPRFKYRGLMLDVARNFHSKEEVLRILDLMAFYKLNVFHFHITDDEAWRIAIPELPELTEIGAKRGHTLTHEKSLQPTYSSGPDTTEVLNKAFYSTSDFIEILKYAAKRHIQVIPEIETPGHARAAIKAMDARYSRFMAKGMRDEAEKYLLRDINDRSVYSSAQYWNDNVVCVALPSVYTFLNKITESLQDMYRAAGVPLTTIHFGGDEVPQGVWEKSPVSLQLVKQEKMTSTDDLWSYYIAKLQGLLKPKGIILSGWEEFGMMKTYLDGNKLMVPNPLFANDPVQLDVWNNVIGGGSEDLPYRLANGGYKVVLTCSSNFYLDMAYNRSLTEPGHYWAGFVNMEKLFSFIPYDYYKNASENRKGEAISKSLFIGKDRLTDYGKSNILGLKAALWSEKIRNPELLEFMLLPRLIGLAERAWAKDPEWAREKDKVKSETAYQQSYADFITRVGLIEFPKLDEGNWNYRIPPVGVKITDGTISANTEFPGFNIYYTTNGKEPSVKDRLYTGPVKEKGAIKLRAFNAKGRGGNTTTIQN from the coding sequence ATGAAATTTAAAAAATGTTTACTCCTGGCTTTCCTTTTTCCGCTGGTTGCAACAGCACAAAAAGGAGAGAACTCTTATCCTGTAAAGGATCTCTATGTCAAATGGACATTCAAAGAAAACCAGTCCGCTGGTAAAAAACAATCGCTTTCACTGCTTACTTTTTTGAACAGATCAGCACAGCAATTTCCGGCAGCTAACTGGAGTCTTTATTTCAATTCTATGAAGGATCTGGAATTAAAGACCAGTGGCCAGATCATCGTAGAACAGGTTAATGGAGATTTGTTTCGAATCCGGCCTGGTAAAGACTTTAAAGCTATCCAGAAAGGCGATTCCGTAGTACTTGATATCCCCGCCAATGATGAAATTGTCAATTTTGCCGATGCTCCCGGTGGTTTATACCTGGTTTGGGATCATATGCCGGACAAAGGAATTAAAATAGACCATTATCAGGTTGAACCGGTAGAAAAATATATTAAGAACGTTGTTTCTCCACTGGATACCTATAACAGGAACAGCAAATTTACTCCGGCAGAGAAAAATAAACTGGTCAAACTGCTGCCAACACCTGTATTTTATGAAGCGCATACCGGTGCTTTTGCTGTAAGTCAGGCTACTGCGATTGTCACTGACCCGGATTTCAGAAATGAAGCTGATTATTTATCAGATGAGTTGTTGAAGCTGTTTAAATTCAGACCGGCAGTTTCTTTGGGTACGGCGAAAGATAAAAGTATTAGCCTGGCCAAAGCAGATTTGCCGGCAGATGAATATCAACTGGAAATTACTCCGGCTTCAATCAGGATTTCAGCCAGTAATGCACAGGGCATTTTTTATGGCCTGCAATCCCTGAAGTCATTAATGATGGCTAATAGTCCGGTTAAAGGAGGAAAGGCTTTTCTTGTTTCCTGTGTAGCTGTAAAGGATGCCCCCCGTTTTAAGTACAGAGGCTTGATGCTTGATGTAGCACGTAATTTTCATTCGAAAGAAGAAGTACTGCGTATACTGGATCTGATGGCTTTTTATAAGTTAAATGTATTCCATTTTCATATCACGGATGATGAAGCCTGGAGAATTGCTATCCCGGAACTTCCTGAGCTCACAGAAATAGGCGCAAAAAGAGGCCATACCTTAACCCATGAGAAGTCACTTCAGCCAACTTACAGTTCTGGTCCGGATACTACCGAAGTGTTGAATAAAGCATTTTACAGTACTTCAGATTTTATAGAAATCTTAAAATATGCAGCAAAAAGACATATACAGGTAATACCTGAAATTGAAACTCCCGGACATGCGAGAGCTGCTATAAAGGCAATGGATGCACGGTACAGCAGGTTTATGGCCAAAGGTATGCGTGATGAAGCAGAGAAATACCTGTTGAGGGATATCAACGACCGCTCTGTCTACAGTTCAGCACAATACTGGAATGATAATGTGGTTTGTGTAGCCTTACCTTCGGTTTATACTTTCCTGAATAAGATTACTGAAAGTTTGCAGGATATGTATCGTGCAGCTGGTGTTCCGTTAACGACTATACATTTTGGAGGTGATGAAGTACCACAGGGTGTCTGGGAAAAATCGCCGGTAAGTCTTCAGCTGGTTAAGCAGGAGAAAATGACTTCTACAGATGATTTATGGAGTTACTACATTGCAAAACTACAGGGATTGTTGAAACCTAAAGGGATTATTCTTTCAGGGTGGGAAGAATTCGGAATGATGAAAACCTATCTGGATGGAAATAAATTAATGGTTCCAAATCCTTTATTTGCTAATGATCCTGTACAGCTTGATGTCTGGAATAACGTGATAGGTGGTGGTTCAGAAGATTTACCTTACCGCCTGGCTAATGGCGGATATAAAGTGGTATTAACCTGTTCGAGTAATTTTTATCTGGATATGGCCTATAATCGTTCCTTAACAGAACCGGGACATTACTGGGCCGGGTTTGTGAATATGGAAAAGTTATTTTCTTTTATTCCTTATGATTATTATAAAAATGCGTCCGAGAATAGAAAAGGAGAAGCCATTTCCAAATCGCTGTTTATCGGAAAGGACCGTTTAACGGATTATGGTAAATCCAATATATTAGGTTTGAAAGCTGCTTTATGGTCAGAAAAGATCAGAAATCCGGAATTACTGGAGTTTATGCTGCTGCCAAGACTGATTGGTTTAGCTGAAAGAGCATGGGCAAAAGATCCGGAATGGGCAAGAGAAAAAGATAAAGTCAAATCAGAAACAGCTTATCAGCAAAGTTATGCTGATTTTATAACAAGAGTCGGACTGATTGAGTTCCCTAAATTGGATGAAGGAAACTGGAATTACAGGATACCTCCGGTAGGTGTAAAAATCACAGATGGCACTATATCAGCTAATACTGAATTCCCTGGATTTAATATTTATTATACCACTAACGGAAAAGAACCTTCGGTGAAGGATCGTTTATATACCGGACCGGTTAAAGAAAAAGGAGCGATTAAACTCAGAGCTTTTAATGCTAAAGGAAGAGGAGGAAATACGACTACCATTCAAAATTAA
- a CDS encoding formylglycine-generating enzyme family protein, with translation MTVKRFSGNSKMRFKWICLLFFVVLYSCKNKKDNQLPASQDRPVESVSLVSIKTFPENGAAMCRPSGFSRSDSSLFMQGGGKEFRKTVFDKPVSSGIKEQAGMKYISGGEFSMGGVNPVGMDGGGHEQMNDARPVHRVRVKSFYMDITPVTNKQFAAFVKATGYITVAEQRPTKEEFPDADPENLVAGSLVFTPPKESVSLDNYLQWWSYLKGASWKHPEGVKSSIDGKNNYPVVQVCWEDAAAYAKWAGKRLPTEAEWEYAARGGLSGNLYAWGNELKPDGKWMANIFEGEFPGKNTAADGYTGIAPVKSFPANGYGLYDMAGNVWEWCNDWYRTDYYQSLAKHPVSENPGGPSESYDPEEPGMKKKVQRGGSFLCTEQYCTRYMVGTRGKGDYRSASNHIGFRCVRDLK, from the coding sequence ATGACTGTGAAACGATTTTCAGGTAATAGTAAAATGAGATTTAAATGGATTTGTTTACTGTTTTTTGTGGTGCTGTATTCCTGTAAAAACAAGAAAGACAATCAACTTCCGGCGTCTCAGGACAGGCCTGTTGAAAGTGTTTCTCTGGTCAGTATAAAGACTTTTCCTGAAAACGGGGCTGCGATGTGCAGACCCTCGGGTTTTAGCCGATCTGACAGCTCATTATTTATGCAGGGAGGCGGAAAAGAATTCCGGAAAACTGTTTTTGATAAACCGGTTTCCTCTGGAATAAAAGAGCAGGCCGGAATGAAATATATTAGTGGGGGAGAGTTTAGTATGGGTGGTGTAAATCCCGTTGGAATGGACGGAGGCGGACATGAACAGATGAATGATGCCAGACCAGTTCACCGGGTTCGTGTAAAGTCTTTTTATATGGATATAACTCCGGTAACGAACAAACAGTTTGCAGCCTTTGTTAAGGCAACAGGTTATATAACTGTCGCTGAACAGCGACCAACCAAAGAAGAGTTTCCTGATGCTGATCCGGAGAATTTAGTAGCAGGGTCACTTGTTTTTACTCCACCAAAAGAATCAGTTTCTTTAGATAATTATTTACAGTGGTGGTCTTATCTGAAAGGGGCCAGCTGGAAACATCCGGAAGGAGTAAAAAGTAGTATCGATGGCAAAAATAATTATCCTGTAGTACAGGTTTGCTGGGAAGATGCTGCCGCTTATGCAAAATGGGCTGGTAAACGTTTACCTACAGAAGCCGAGTGGGAATATGCAGCCAGAGGAGGTTTGTCAGGTAATCTTTATGCCTGGGGAAATGAGTTAAAACCAGATGGTAAGTGGATGGCTAATATATTTGAGGGTGAGTTTCCGGGTAAAAATACCGCTGCCGATGGTTATACGGGAATAGCTCCTGTTAAAAGTTTCCCGGCTAACGGGTATGGTTTATATGATATGGCCGGTAATGTTTGGGAATGGTGTAATGACTGGTATCGTACAGATTATTATCAGTCCCTGGCTAAACATCCTGTGTCAGAAAACCCGGGCGGACCTTCGGAATCCTATGATCCTGAAGAACCAGGAATGAAAAAGAAGGTACAGCGTGGAGGGTCTTTTTTATGTACCGAACAATACTGTACCCGTTATATGGTAGGAACCAGAGGCAAGGGCGATTACAGATCTGCCTCTAATCATATTGGTTTTCGTTGCGTCAGAGACCTGAAGTAG
- a CDS encoding family 2A encapsulin nanocompartment cargo protein cysteine desulfurase translates to MSNATTNPHGLPDVHALEQLANAYFSALPGTHSAAVLPAPDILSHENSQLQKEHFSHSPSAIYQGNAIDLSDPQTSLPDANGLGLGHVPASTAQIGSSGNPGRHEQPWNPLDRASLFSLPFESDQPYEKELQRALASVSVYSPSAQLPFNPSGVLNESSYYFSSGIQFLNKGGELNEHQVSRYGNGIVSGKSYPAFNVNLVRNDFPILAEQVNGKPLIWLDNAATTQKPKQVIERLNYFYEHENSNIHRAAHELAARSTDAYEGARQKVQRFINARSPNEIVFVRGTTEAINLVASSWGDEFLQQGDEIILTHLEHHANIVPWQLLAQKKGLKIRVIPVDDDGQILLDEYARLLNPRTKLVSFTLVSNALGTITPAKQIVDMAHAAGAKVLADGAQSVSHIRTDVQDLDADWFVFSGHKVFGPTGIGVLYGKEDLLNSTQPYQGGGNMIQDVTFEHTQFHKAPARFEAGTGNIADAVGLGAAIDYVQKIGIDHIYQYEHYLLEYASQKLARIPGLRPIGTARDKTSVLSFVLDGFTTGQVGEALSREGIAVRSGHHCAQPILRRFGVEATVRPSLAFYNTCAEIDTLVYAIEKLKSSGRG, encoded by the coding sequence ATGAGTAATGCAACTACTAATCCACATGGGTTACCAGATGTGCATGCCTTAGAACAGCTGGCGAATGCATATTTTTCTGCATTACCGGGAACCCATAGTGCAGCAGTTTTGCCTGCTCCGGACATTCTTTCGCATGAAAACAGTCAGCTGCAGAAAGAACATTTCAGTCATTCGCCTTCCGCAATTTATCAGGGAAATGCCATTGATCTTTCTGATCCTCAAACCAGTCTGCCGGATGCTAATGGATTAGGTCTTGGCCATGTTCCGGCATCGACTGCACAGATTGGATCTTCGGGTAATCCTGGTCGTCATGAGCAACCCTGGAATCCACTTGACAGGGCTTCCTTGTTTTCTTTACCATTTGAGTCAGATCAGCCTTATGAGAAAGAATTACAGCGGGCACTGGCCTCCGTTAGTGTTTATAGTCCGTCTGCTCAGTTACCTTTTAATCCTTCCGGGGTTTTAAACGAGAGTTCCTATTATTTTTCTTCCGGAATCCAGTTCTTGAATAAAGGAGGAGAATTAAATGAACATCAGGTTTCCCGTTACGGCAATGGAATTGTTTCCGGGAAATCATATCCGGCATTTAATGTGAATCTGGTCAGGAATGATTTTCCTATACTTGCTGAACAGGTCAATGGTAAACCATTAATCTGGCTTGATAATGCAGCCACTACACAGAAACCCAAACAGGTAATTGAAAGGTTGAATTACTTTTATGAACATGAGAATTCGAACATTCATCGTGCTGCACATGAACTGGCTGCCCGGTCAACAGATGCTTATGAAGGGGCAAGGCAAAAAGTTCAGCGTTTTATCAATGCCCGTTCTCCTAATGAAATTGTGTTTGTTCGTGGAACTACTGAAGCAATTAATCTGGTTGCCAGCAGCTGGGGAGATGAGTTCCTGCAGCAGGGTGATGAAATCATTCTGACCCACCTGGAGCATCATGCCAATATTGTGCCCTGGCAGTTGCTTGCGCAGAAAAAAGGACTGAAGATCAGGGTAATTCCTGTTGATGATGATGGACAGATATTACTGGATGAATATGCCAGGCTGCTTAATCCCAGAACGAAACTGGTTTCTTTCACCTTAGTCTCAAATGCACTGGGTACGATTACTCCGGCTAAACAGATTGTGGACATGGCACATGCTGCCGGAGCAAAGGTGCTGGCCGATGGCGCGCAGTCAGTTTCTCATATCCGTACAGATGTTCAGGACCTGGATGCAGACTGGTTCGTTTTTTCCGGTCATAAAGTTTTTGGGCCTACCGGCATTGGAGTTTTGTATGGGAAAGAAGATTTACTGAATAGTACGCAGCCTTATCAGGGTGGTGGTAATATGATTCAGGATGTCACTTTTGAACATACTCAGTTTCATAAAGCTCCGGCACGTTTTGAAGCAGGAACAGGTAATATTGCTGATGCAGTAGGTCTGGGTGCCGCTATTGACTATGTACAGAAAATAGGGATTGACCATATTTATCAGTACGAGCATTACCTGCTGGAATATGCCAGTCAGAAGCTGGCCCGTATTCCTGGCCTCAGACCAATCGGCACAGCCAGAGATAAAACCAGTGTACTATCTTTTGTGCTGGATGGATTTACTACCGGTCAGGTTGGTGAAGCTTTAAGCCGGGAAGGAATTGCAGTTCGTTCCGGACATCATTGCGCACAGCCTATACTCAGAAGATTTGGGGTTGAAGCTACGGTCAGACCTTCACTTGCGTTCTACAATACCTGTGCAGAAATTGATACATTGGTTTACGCCATTGAAAAATTGAAATCTTCAGGCAGAGGCTGA
- a CDS encoding family 2A encapsulin nanocompartment shell protein, giving the protein MAGQVKNTQQTALNDVAARPLAIATRTVPQAPWITPRWLPHLLSWNPVESGIYRVNKVKEGESVDVDCSNRDERVLPNTFVDYVEQPREYLLSAVNTVLDVHTRVSDLYSKPYNQISEQLRLTIEAIKERQESELINNKEYGLLHSIVPSQRIVTRSGAPTPDDLDELITKVWKEPGFFLLHPLAIAAFGRECTRRGVPPPTVSLFGSQFITWRGIPLIPSDKVPVENNKSKILLIRTGESRQGVVGLYQPDLPGEQSPGLSVRFMGINEKAIASYLVSLYCSLAVLSDDAIAVLEEVEINKYHVYKY; this is encoded by the coding sequence ATGGCAGGACAAGTTAAAAACACACAACAGACCGCGTTAAATGATGTTGCAGCAAGGCCGTTGGCGATTGCTACCCGTACCGTACCTCAGGCACCCTGGATTACGCCGAGATGGTTACCGCATTTGTTAAGCTGGAACCCGGTAGAATCGGGTATTTACAGGGTCAATAAAGTGAAAGAAGGAGAGTCGGTAGATGTAGATTGCTCCAACAGAGATGAACGTGTATTACCGAATACTTTTGTTGATTATGTAGAACAACCCCGTGAATATCTGCTGAGCGCAGTAAATACGGTACTGGATGTTCATACCAGGGTTTCAGATTTATATAGTAAACCATATAATCAGATTAGTGAACAGCTCAGGTTAACTATTGAGGCTATTAAAGAAAGACAGGAAAGTGAACTGATCAATAATAAAGAATATGGTTTGCTGCATAGTATTGTTCCTTCGCAGAGAATCGTTACCCGCAGTGGTGCCCCAACTCCTGACGATCTGGATGAACTGATTACCAAAGTATGGAAAGAACCGGGGTTTTTCCTGCTTCATCCGCTGGCTATTGCTGCATTTGGCCGTGAATGTACCCGCAGAGGAGTTCCGCCACCAACTGTATCGCTGTTTGGCTCACAGTTTATTACCTGGAGAGGTATTCCGCTTATTCCTTCAGATAAAGTGCCGGTTGAAAATAATAAGTCCAAAATATTGCTGATCCGTACCGGGGAAAGCCGTCAGGGAGTGGTTGGTCTTTATCAGCCTGATCTTCCGGGAGAACAATCACCAGGATTATCAGTCCGGTTTATGGGAATTAATGAGAAAGCGATTGCATCCTACCTGGTTTCATTATACTGCTCACTGGCTGTTTTGTCTGATGATGCTATTGCAGTACTGGAAGAAGTAGAAATTAATAAGTATCACGTATATAAATATTAA
- a CDS encoding DUF4395 domain-containing protein yields the protein MKRIKQMITPDQCPVDFVTINENQVRFTAGWVFLSTALYLLTGYWWIILFLLIDFTLRAVNRGQFSPLNLLSGLAVKILSVSYQPTDRAPKRFAAKIGMVLSFIALGLLWAGYSNFAFFLFILLMLFSFLESVFAFCAGCLLYALIRKLSRQ from the coding sequence ATGAAGCGTATCAAACAGATGATTACACCAGACCAGTGCCCGGTTGATTTTGTTACAATAAATGAAAATCAGGTCAGGTTTACTGCCGGATGGGTATTTTTAAGTACAGCACTTTATTTATTAACCGGTTACTGGTGGATTATTCTGTTTTTGCTGATAGATTTTACTTTAAGAGCGGTCAACAGAGGACAATTTAGTCCACTTAATTTATTAAGCGGTCTGGCAGTGAAAATTCTTTCGGTCAGTTATCAGCCAACAGATCGTGCACCAAAACGTTTCGCTGCTAAAATAGGCATGGTGCTGAGTTTTATCGCCCTTGGCTTGCTGTGGGCCGGTTATTCAAATTTTGCTTTCTTTTTATTCATCCTATTAATGCTCTTCTCTTTTCTGGAATCTGTTTTTGCTTTTTGTGCTGGTTGTCTGCTGTATGCTTTAATCAGAAAATTAAGCAGACAATAG